The sequence below is a genomic window from bacterium.
AACAGTTTTTTTCTTGTAAGTTCTCTTGCTTTTCTTGCTGCTTCTCTTGCTTTTGCGGTTGCAATACATTTATTTAAAATTTCTCTACCTGCTTCTGGATTCTCTTCAAGAAATGTCAAAACATTTTCATAAACTATGCTTTCTACAATAAATCTTACCTTTGAGTTCCCAAGTTTTGCTTTTGTTTGACCTTCAAATTGAGGTTCAGGTAACTTAACCGCTATTATTCCTGTTAATCCCTCTTTAACATCTTCTCCTGTTAAATTCAAATCGTCTAAAAATCCATTGTTTTTTCCATATTCATTTAATGCTCTTGTTAGTCCACTTCTAAAACCTGTTAAATGTGTACCCCCTTCTCTTGTGTTAACATTATTTGCAAAGGAAATAACGGTTTCACTGTATCCATCGTTATATTGAAAAACTGCTTCAATTTCAATATCTTCCTCTGTTTTTTTTATATAAAATGGTTTAGGATGAAGAACCTTTTTATTTTTATTAAGGTATTCTACGAATGAAATCAATCCACCTTCATATTTAAATTCTTCTTTTATATTTTTCCTTTCATCTATAAATGTAATTTTTACACCTGCATTTAAAAAAGCAAGTTCTTTAAGCCGTGCAATCAATATATTTTCATCAAAAATAATTGTTTCAAAAATTTCTTCATCCGGTTTAAATGTTACCTTTGTTCCTGTTTTTTCTGTTTTCCCTATAATTTTTAAAGATGTAACAGGTTTTCCTTTTTCATATTTTTGATAATATACTTTCCCGTCTCTTTTAACCTCTACTTCCATATATTCTGATAGAGCATTAACAACAGATACGCCTACACCATGCAGCCCTCCAGAAACTTTATATACTTTTTTGTCAAATTTACCACCTGCATGTAAAGTGGTCATTACAACTTCTACTGCAGGTTTTTTTTCTGTTTTGTGTATATCTACAGGTATACCTCTTCCATTATCTTCAACTGTTACAATATTTTCAGGACGAACAATTACATTTATTTCATCACAGTACCCAGCCATTGCTTCATCTATACTATTATCAACTACTTCAAAAACAAGATGATGGAGTCCACCTGTTGAAGTGTCTCCAATATACATTGCAGGTCTTTTTCTAACCGCTTCCATTCCTCCTAAAACCTGTATAGCGGAAGCGTCATAAGAGCTTAAATTCTGTTTATTCTCTTCCATTTAAAAAAACCTCCATTTTTAACAAAAAATTTTACCATTTTTTAAAATTTCTGTCAAAATAAAATGCTTTACAGTTGATAGGTTTGATAAATTTTTATGTACTTTTAATTTTCAAATTTTTTTAAGTTTTCTATAAATTTCTTTCAATTTATTATTTGATACAGGGTCTTTTAATTTACAATTTATTTCAAGAAGTGGTTTCAATACAAATTCTCTTTTTTTAAATTCCGGATGAGGTATTATAAGTTTTTTTGTTTTAATTATTTTTTTCCCATAAAAAATTATATCAAAATCAATTTCTCTTGCATCACCTTTTTGATGAGGAAATTTTCTCCCGATTTTTTTTTCAACATTCTTTAATTTTTCTAAAAGATTTTCAGGTGATATATTTGTTTCAACCTCTATTGCGCCGTTTAAAAAAATTCCACCTTTTGCATTAACCGGTGGATTTCTGTAAAAAAAAGATATTTTTTTTATATCAAGAAACTTTTCAATTTCTTTTAAACCTGATATTATATTTTTTATTTTTTCCCCTTTATTACTTCCTATGGCAATATATACTCTTTCCTTTTTCATTCAATAAAAGATTTAAATAAAATTGACGAATCTTTATATTTCCTCTTTAGTTTTCTTGAAAAATTTACAGCAAGAAATAGACAGAATGTTTTTTCATATTCATAATTTTCATTCATAAATGGGTCAAAGATAAATAAAAATTTTGCATCTTCCAGATTTGACAGTTTTTTCAAAACCTCTAAAGAAAATGCTTCAAATTTTTTTACCCAGATTGAAGGAGTATCAGTTGGATTAAGAGCAAAATCAAACCAATAAAAGAAGTCATCTTTTATTGGATAAATTTTTGTTATTTCTTCAATACCAAGAAATATTCTCAAACCATCAAGAACTTTTGTATCTGAAAAATAGAATGTATTTTTTTTAATTCTTTCAGAAAAATAAACTTTTTCATTAAATTTTCCCATACCGTATAAATGTAAAAAGTTAGCAATGGGTTCATTCAAGTCAACCCTGATTTTATTTATAGGATGTAGATTTAAAATTTTTAATGAATTGTCCATAAGTTTATTTATTATTTCAAAATTTTCGCCTTTATATTTAATTTCATCTACGTATTTATTTTTTATTTTATTTGGAAATTTACTATCTAACATAGGTAAATTTTCAGGGACTTTTAAAATTATATCTTTTTCATAAACAAAAAATTCATTTATCTTGCTTTCCTTTTTAATTTCTTCAATAAGTTTTTGTTTCTCTTTTAAATTTAGATTTACATCTGTTTCAATTATTTTGTTTTCAATCACAGATATAAATTGACACAGAAAAAAAGTGTCATTTTCGCTGGATGGTATTGAGTATTTTAAAGACCTGATAAAACTTTCTCCTGGAAAAGAAATTTCAGGTAATAGAAATTTAAAATAACTTTTTTCAATTGTTTTATCAAGTAAAACATAACCCCATTCTCCTTTTTCCATAAATAATTCAAAGTTTTCTTTTTTTGCATAATCAAATAATGTTTTTTCCCACCTTTTTTTGAATAGTTCAAGGTATCCGTGAAGAGTAAATAAAATAAATTTCATCTTTATTTTTCAATATATTTGAAAATTTTTTCTATATTTTTCAAAAGTTCGTTTATATCAAAAATTTTATTTAGTTCGTCATCTTTAATATATTTCTTTATAAAATCATCTTTTTTAACAAGTTCACAAAAATCAAGTTTTTTATTTATTGCCTCAAATGATATTTTCTGAATTTTTTCATATGCCTCTTTTCTTGAAAGACCTTTTAAAACAAGACAATTTAATAATTTCTGAGAAAAATAAACATTATTTAAAACATTCAAATTTTTTTTCATATTTTCTTCATTTACTACCATTCCATCAATAATTTTTGTAAGTAATGTTAAAATATAATCAAGAAGGATTGTTGATTCTGGTAAAATTATTCTTTCAGCAGAAGAATGACTTATATCTCTTTCATGCCATAAGGAAACATTTTCTAATGCTACATTTACATTTTTCTTTATGACTCTTGCAAGTCCACAAACTCTTTCACATAAAACAGGATTTCTTTTATGTGGCATAGCAGAAGAGCCCTTTTGTCCTTTTCCAAATGGTTCAAAAACTTCAGAAATTTCTGTTTGCTGAAGCAATCTTATCTGCAAAGCAACTTTTTCACACGAAGAAGCAATAATTCCAAGAATTGTTATAAAATAAGCATATCTATCCCTTGAAATTATTTGAGTTGAAAACTTTTCCCTTTTTAAATTAAATTTATCGCATACATATTCTTCAATTTCAAGTTCTATGTTTGAAAAAGTTCCTACTGCACCTGATATTTTTCCCACACTTATTTCGTCAATTGCTTTCTCAATTCTTTCTTTATTTCTCAAAAATTCAAAATACCATGTTCCAATTTTAAATCCAAGAGTTATCGGTTCAGCATGTATTCCATGAGTTCTTCCTATCATTAAAGTATTTTTGTATTGAATTGCCTTATCCTTTAAAACTTCAAGTAATTTTTTTATATCATCCAGAATTATATTTCCTGCTTCTCTTAAAATTAATGCAAAAGAAGTATCAATAATATCCGAAGATGTAAGTCCTAAATGAATATATTTACCTTCATCACCAATTTCTTCACTCACCTGTTCAACAAATGCAATAACATCATGATTTGTAATTTTTTCAATTTCATTTATTCTTCCAATATCAATTTTTGCCTTATTTTTAATTTTTTCAACAACGTCATATGGTATAACTCCAATTTTACTCCATCCTTCAAGAACAGCAATTTCTACTTCAAGATATTTTTTAAATTTGTTTTCTTCACTCCAGACATCAGCCATTTCTTTTCTTGTATATCTTGGTATCATATCAACCTCCTTGTAAAAATTATATATTATCGATATTTAAGTTGCAAAATAAGTTTTTCAAGAGATAAGAAAAAACTTAAAAACGAGATATAATAAAAACAAAAACAAAATTATTGATAGATATAAAGGTAAAAACCTTATTACCAAAAGTATTATTAAAACTATAAAAGGAGAAATTATAAGAATAAAAAAATATTTTTTTGTTTCTTTTAAATCACTTATAATTGATTTAACAACATCTTTTTCTTCACCGCAGTTTTTACACTTTTGTTCTTTTTCTGTGTTTTCTTCACCGCAATTTCTACAAATCCAAATAATACCCCTTTTTATTTTATTTTCTTTTTCTGATATTAATATTTTTTGCTTAATTGATGGTAGATCTTTAATTTTATACCCTGTTTTATATAATTCAAGTGCTTTAGAGTACTCTTCTTTTTTGAAATAAATGTCTCCCAGTTCTACATATGCCTTATAGTTGTTTGGCTGTTGAAGTATTATTTCTTTCAGTTCATCAATTCTTCTGGATTCCATTTTTTCCGTTAAAGTTTTTTCTTTTATTTCATGTAAAACTTGAATGAAAACATATCCAGAAAGAGGAATAAATATTGAAATCAATGACATTTTTAATATAGTCAATACAATACTTATAGCAAAAAGAATAGAAAAGATTACGATTTCTTGATGGGTTATATCTTTTTCCAACCATTTTTCAAAAATAATAAAATAAAATTCTATTCCCAGAACTATAAGGATGAATCCCAGTTTTAACCCTGCAAAATATCCAGAACCCCAATCAATCATTTTTGTATATTCCCATTATTTTTTCAATTGCTTCTTCATTTTCTAAAAAATTTATAAATATTCCTTTTTCTTTTTTAAACCATATAATCTGTTTTCTTGCATATTCTTTTGTCCTTTTAATGATTAATCTTTTCAATTCTTCAAAATTATATTTACCATTTAGAAATTCAATTATTTCATTATATCCAATAGGAGCTTTTAAATTCAAATATTTTTCAAAACCTTCTTCTTTCAATTTTTTTACTTCCTCAATCCATCCATTTTCAAACATTTTTTCCACTCTTTTTTCTATTCTTTCATAAATTATTTTTCTGTCTCTCATTAAAATAAAATAGTAAATCTTTCCTAGATTTTTCAATGTAATTTCAGGTTTTTGATTTTGCCAGTAAGTCATATTTTTTCCAGTCAATTCATAAACCTCAAGTGCTCTTTTAATTCTATACCTATCATTGGGATGTATTTTTTTTGATATTTCAGGGTCAATAATTTTTAATTTTTCATATAAAGTTTCAGTTTTTTCTTTTTCAAGTTTTTCTCTGATTTCTTTCTGTTTATCTTTTAATTCATCAGGAATATAAAACATTCCATTCAATAAAATTCTTATATAAAATCCACTTCCACCAACAATTAAAGGAATTTTATTTCTTGAAAGTATTTCTTCTGTTTTTTTAAAAACCTGTTTTGAATATTTATATACATCAAATTCATCTTTTAATGATAGAAAATCAATGAAATAATGTGGAATTTCTTTCTTCATTAATTCAGAAGGTTTATCTGTACCTATATTTATTTCTTTATAAAATTGTCTACTATCACAGGATATAATTTCTCCATTTATTTTTTGTGCAATTTTAAAAGATATTTCTGTTTTTCCAGAGGCAGTTGGACCTCCAATGATTACTATTTTATTCTTCATTAAATATATGCCTGTGATTTAAAATAGAGTTCCTAACTTTCCTGTTTTCTTTTCCATTTCTATAAGTTGTTTTCCATATTCAAAACCCGCAACTGCGACCGGGTCGTTAGTTTTTAATGTTCTACTTTTTGTATGGTCTGGATTATAAAAATCCCTTTTTTTAAGAGAAGTTAAAAATCTTTTTTCAAAATCTTCAAAACTTTCTCCATAAATATGATAGGAATCCGAAATATCAACATACTGTCCTACTTTAACATTTTTACTTATTTTTTTAGAAATTTCATCTGCGATGTATTTCTGAAGTTCGGTCAGACCAAATAAATTCATAAAAGCAGCTCTGTAAGCGTCTCTTGAACGCCAGTGAGTATTCATATTTAAAAATAATTCTCCCTCTTTTTCAATAATTCTACACCATATTCTCTGCAAACATGGAGGGTCATAGGTGAATGGGTCATAAAAAGGAATCCATGTAATCCCCTGTGCCCTTCTTGAAAAATGTGTTTCTGATAGTTTATTTATTATATATTCAAGTTGATTAACCTTTTCTTCTTTTCCCGGGATATGATAATTTGTAAGCCGGTCATGATAGGTATAAGTCCATTTTTTTTCTTCGGGATTTATCCATGCATCATGGATTCCATAAACCACTTCCTGTCTGTATTTTTCAAGGTCCTCAATTCCTCCTGGAAAAGCAAGATGAATTCTTGGTTCAGAAAAAGGTTCATTTATAACCATAATCATTGTACAATCTTTGCTTGGAGGGTCATTTTTCCTATCATATTCTGTTTTTATACTAATCCCATTCTTCCAGAGTTCAAGTAAACTTTTTTCCCATACTTCTGCTATTGAATTCCCTTCAATTTTAATTACAGGTATCATCTTTTTCTCCTCCTTAAAGGCATATTTTCCCATTTATATGTATTTAAAATTTCTCTTTTTGTAAGCCATCCTCTTCTTGCCATACCAATTCCAAATTTCATATATTTTAACATTCCTGTATTATGAGCATCTGTACCAAGAGAAAAAAATAAATTTTTCGTCTTCCCTTTAAGAATATTCACATCATTTAAATCCAATCTATCTGGATAGCAATTTATTTCAAGGGCAACATTAAATTTTGAAGCATATTCAATAATTTCATCTATATTGACTTCATACCCTTCTCTCCCACTTAAAAGACGACCTGTTGGATGAGCAATTATATCAACAAATGGATTTTCAATTGCTTTTTTTATTCTTTCTGTTACATTCTTTTTAAATCCCTGATGAATTGAAGCAATAACAAAATCAAGTTCTTCAAGAATTTTATCAGAATAATCAAGAGAACCATCAGCAAGTATATCAACCTCCATCCCTTTTAAAACTCTTATGCCTTTTATTTTTTCATTTGTTTTATCTATCTCTTCATTTCTTCTTTTCAAACTATCTTCATCAAGTCCACCTGCAATTTTTGATGTTTTTGAATGGTCACATATTCCAATATATTCATACCCCAGATTTTTTGCAGCAATTGCAATTTCTTCTATTGTTTCAACTCCATCTGAATATTTTGAATGAATATGAAGGTCTCCTTTTATATCCTTTTCTTCAACAAGGATAGGTAATTTCCTTTCAATTGCTGCTTCAATTTCTCCTCTGTCTTCTCTTAGTTCAGGTGGAATCCAGATAAGACCAAGAGTTTTATACACTTCATCCTCAGTTCTGCCCGCAATTTTTTCATCACCTTTGAAAACTCCATATTCACTAATTTTTAAACCTTTTTCTTTTGCAAATCCCCTTAATTTTATGTTATGTGCCTTTGAACCGGTAAAATATTGAAGAGCTGCTCCAAAGGAATCATTTGGAACTACTCTTAAATCAACCTGTAAATTATGTGATTTTTCTATTATTGATGCTTTGGTATTTCCTTTAACTATAACTTCTTTTACTATTGGTAAATTAACAAACCTTTCAATAATTTCAATATTATTCTTACTAGTTGCAAGTATATCAATATCTCCAATTGTTTCTCTCATTCTTCTTAATGAACCTGCAGGGTCAATATTATCTGTATATTTTTTTAATTCATTTATTATATCTTCCACAATAGGCAGTGCAATTCCAATAGGTATTCTTTCTCTTCCCTGTTTAAATAGTTCAATTCCTTTTTTTATATTCTCAACTTTTTTTTCTCCCATACCAAAAAGTTTCGCAAGTTGTCCATTTTCAATTACTTTTTCTAGGTCCTGTAAATTTTTTACACCTAGTTGGTTATATGCAAGATTTAATGTTTTTGGACCAAGATTTGGTATTTCAAGAAGTTGCAAAAGTTCTTCTGGTATATCCTTTACTGCTTCTTCATATTTTTTCATTTTACCTGTTTTCAAGTATTCTTCAATTTTTTCAGCCATACCTTTACCTATACCAGGAATTTTCTGAATCTCTCCTTTTTTATAAACTTCTTCTACATCTTCCGGATATTCTCTTAAAATCCTTGCTGCTTTCCTATAAGCACCTATACGAAAAGAATCATCTCCTTTAAATTCAAGAGCATCTGCAATCTTATCAAAAATATTTGCAATTTCCTGATTTTTACTCATTTTTTTCCAACAGGACATAAATAAAAAACATCTTCTTTTATTCCAAGAACTTTTTTCACTTTTTCGTCTTCAAATGCACCTATCATAACAGTTCCAAGCCCGAGAGATTCTGCCTGTAAGTGTATATTCTGACCGCAATGACCGACCTCCATATAAACATATCTTTCTCCTCTTTTTCCATATCTATTTGTTGTCCTTTCAAAAATCCCAGAAATAACTATTGTAATAGGTGCAAGTTTTATAGATGTTTGATTTAATGCTGCTCTTGATAGTTCTGTTCTTAAATCTCCTTCTTTTACTAAGGTTAATGAGTGAGAATCAATTTCATAATGATAAAGTCCTGGTGATAATCCTTCAACATTTCCAACTACTACATAAATTTCAAGAGGATATGTAGCACCTGCAGAAGGTGCAGTTCTTCCACCCCAGTCAGCAGTTTTTCCATCAGTTGCCCATAAAATCTGGGACAATTCTTTTAAACTTAATGGTGTATCTTTATAACTTCTTACAGACCGTCTACTTTTAAGAGATTCCTCTACACTAATTTTTCCTTCAAAATCAGGAGATGGTAATTTAATTTTTTCCATATTTTCACCCCCAATTATAACAGAAATGATAAAAAATAATAAAATATATGTTTTCATTGTAATTAATTTTATTTTTAATTGAGAAATTTTTCAAGTTTTTTATAGAGAAAATAGTACTTTTAAAAGCCCTTGAAAATTACATCAAGAATTTTTTCTGCTTCTTCATCTTGCATGTAATCAACATATTCAATCATTTCTTCTTCTGAAAAAGGCAAATTATGATTCAAAATTTCAATTTTTACAGTAGAATTAACTTTTTTTAAATTGGAAGTATATATTCTGGTAAATAAGAAAGTTGAAAAAAATATTAAAAAGAGTGAAATACCTGCAAATACAGGTTTCAATTTAATATGTAAAGATTGTTTTGCTTGAATATATTTAAATTTTTCCTTCCAGAAATTTTCATCAAAACCAGAAAATTCCTCCTTGGGTAAACTGTTTAAAATTAAAAGAAATTCCTTATATAAATTTCTACATTTTAAACATTTTTCCAGATGTTCTCTAATTTTTTCTTTTTCTTTTACTTTCCCTTCAATATAATCCAAAATATTTTTTTCTACATTTTTACATTTCATTTTTTATCACCCCTTTCTTTTTTAAATTTTCTCGTATTTTTTGTAACGATTGAAAATAAGTTGCTTTAATTGTTCCAACTCTACTTTTTAAAATATTTGCTATTTCTTCGTAAGTCAATTCTTCATATGTTTTCAGAATAAAAACTGTTTTTTGTCTTTCCGTTAAATTATCAATCTCTTTTTTTATCTCTTCTATCATATCACCACAACGAATACAATCGTCAAAATTTTTTCTGTTACTGTTATGAAAAATATTTTCATAATTATAATTTTCAATTTTTTTTATTCTATTTTTTTTTCTTAAAAAATCATATGATAAATTCACTGCTATTCTATAAAGATAAGTTGAAAATTTAGAAAGTCCTTTAAAGTTGTTCCAGTTTTTATAAGCGCGTAAAAAAGATTCTTGAACTATATCCAATGCATCACTATGATTATTTACCATTCTAAAAGCTATTCCATAAATTTTATTTGCATACATTATATAATATTCCTCAAAACTTTTTTTATCCTTCATTTTAATTTAGACATTAAAACTTGATTGATGGTTTATTTTATGATATATTATACCGCAAATTAGAGGAGGTTATATATGGCTAAGAAAAAAAGGAGTGTTTTAAAAAGACAGAGACAGGAAATAAAAAGAAGATTGAGAAATAAAATGATAAATTCTAAAATAAAAACATTGATTAAGAAAACAAAAGAAGCAGTTTTGAATAATAACCCGGAATTTGAGAATATTTTAAAAGAAACTATCAAGGAAATAGACAAAGCTATAGCAAAAGGGATAATTCATAAAAAAACCGGTGCAAGAAAAAAAAGCAGATTGATGAAGTTTGTAAAGAAATACAGGGTTCAACTTGAACCAGAAAAAAAATAATAAAAAAGATATATATGTAATTCTGAACCCACTTCAATCATTCCTGTTTTCAAAGAGTAATCAAGATTGAAAAGTAAATCAAATTTTTTTATAAATTCATCTTTTAATGTTTTTTCATTATATAAAATATTTCTTAAATAGATTTCAATACCACTTATAACAGGAGTAAAGTTTTTCTCCCTGACTTTCATATAATTTCTTAAGATCTCCATTATTTTTTTTCTATTTGTTCCTTTTAAATTATATATTTCTTTAAAAAATTTTTCTTCTGGAGAAACAGGTTCTTTTTTAAATTTGCTTTCTTTAAATGGTGGTTTTATTGAAATTCCATAAAGTATAACAATTATATTTGGAGGGAGTTTTTTAATTGAATTATAAAGTATTTCACAATCATCTTTAGAAAAACTTTCTACATTTTTTATTATATAGAGGGAGTTTTCAGAAAAGATTGGATTATAATCAAAATCATTTATTATTCTATTTATCTCAATTTTTTCAGCATCATAAATTTTTATATCAAAATCGTTTATATTGTATTTTTCTTTCAAAGTTTCAATGGTTGTTTTTACTTTTTCAATGTCATTTATAATAACTATCAAGTTTTTCATCTGTTTTTAAGTTTTAAAAGTTCAAAATATATTCTTTGAGCAATCTGTTCAGAAAGTTTTTCAAATATCTTTTCTTCCCTGTATTCTTTATAAATAGAAGAGGAAATATCCTCAATCAAATTTTTAGTTAAGACTGCATTTTCTTTTCTTCCATCATTCACCTTCATCTGTACTTCAATTCTATATTTTGCACCAACTATATTATCAATATCCTTTTTATCAAAAAAAACAGGAACTCTTTCAAACTTAAGAATTTTAACAGAAAGTGTATAATCAGCAATTTCTTTCATGTTTGTCAATGTATAACCTGAATAATTTAAAATAATTTTTTCTATTTTTTCCCTAATAGTAAAACTTAACATAGATTGATTAGTATAATTCTCTATTTTGTCAATATATATTCTGTTTTTTTCTGAAATGTTTTTGTTTATATAACAGGAAGTAAAGAATAAAAACAAACTACATATTTTTATTAATCTTTTCACTTGCAATTTTCCCATACTTAGTATTTGGAAACCGTTCTATTATTTTCATATAATAATAAACTGCACTTTTTTTCTTTCCTGCTCTTTCATAATATCTTGCAATTTGATAATATTTTTCTGCCTCTTTTTCATCAAGCATAATTTCTATTTTTTTAATTTCATTTTCAAATCTACTGTTTGGATATTCAATTAGAAATTCATTTATCTGGTCTTTTATATCTTCTATTGTATCTATATCAAGAGAAACTTCGGGTATTAAATTTAGTAAATATTTTATTTTTAAAAATTTGGCTCTTTCTGCATTAGATGTTTCAGGAAAATTTTTTATAATTTTTTCTAAAACTTCTATACTTTTATCATATTCTTTTAAATCAAAATAAAAATCTGCAAGTTTAAACATTCTATCCACTGCTTCCAAATCGTATGGACTATTTTCTATAACTTTATTCATAAATTGTGCCTTTTCTTCTGCTCTTGAAAATAAACCTCTGAATAATCCTTTTTTACTCTCTAATTTTTTTTCTGCTATTTCTGATTGAATTTTAATTGAAGAAAGAACAAGAGGTGAAGAAGGATATTCATCTATAATTTTTTGATAATAATCAAATGCTTTTTTTATATCTCCCTTTTCCCTGTATATTTCGCCTAAAATGAAACATGATGAAGGAGCGTATTCTGATTTTGAATAATGTTTTAATAATTTCTTATGTTCTCTTATAGATGCTTCAATTTTTCCGTTTTTTCTTAATTCCTCTGCATATTTAAATTGTTCTTCAGGAGTTTCTTTTACAGCATATTTAGGATTTATCCATTTTTTTGTCTGTGGTGTCCATTCCCAGTAGGAATAAGATAAGGATACAATTAAAAAAAACATTAAAAAAATTTGAAATTTCCTCATGTAAAAATTTTTACATAAATACATCCTTATGTCAATCATTTATCTCCTCCATTTCAAGAAAATTTTTACCTTTTTTTACATCAACTTTAATTGGTACTTTTAAGATTATAGCATTTTTCATAATCTCCTTTACAATTTCTATAACCTTTTTTTCTTCTTCTGGTAAAACTTCAAATAAAAGTTCGTCATGAATTTGGAGAATTAGATTACTTTTTAAATTTTCTTCTTTAAATTTTTGATATATTTTATTCATTGATAGTTTTATAATTTCAGAAGCAGA
It includes:
- the gyrB gene encoding DNA topoisomerase (ATP-hydrolyzing) subunit B — translated: MEENKQNLSSYDASAIQVLGGMEAVRKRPAMYIGDTSTGGLHHLVFEVVDNSIDEAMAGYCDEINVIVRPENIVTVEDNGRGIPVDIHKTEKKPAVEVVMTTLHAGGKFDKKVYKVSGGLHGVGVSVVNALSEYMEVEVKRDGKVYYQKYEKGKPVTSLKIIGKTEKTGTKVTFKPDEEIFETIIFDENILIARLKELAFLNAGVKITFIDERKNIKEEFKYEGGLISFVEYLNKNKKVLHPKPFYIKKTEEDIEIEAVFQYNDGYSETVISFANNVNTREGGTHLTGFRSGLTRALNEYGKNNGFLDDLNLTGEDVKEGLTGIIAVKLPEPQFEGQTKAKLGNSKVRFIVESIVYENVLTFLEENPEAGREILNKCIATAKAREAARKARELTRKKLLETGALPGKLADCSIKEPEKRELFIVEGDSAGGSAKQGRERTFQAILPLKGKIINTEKASLEKVLNNDEIKTIISAIGGGVGDDFDISKVRYHKIIIMTDADVDGAHIKTLLLTFFYRQMTDLIKHGYVYIAQPPLYKIKKGKKEFYIDTENEMDKVLVQFAKERIKLFLSYDSKLSEYTEQIQTIFEISKKLIEIIKTLSLKGLDIKKIVSFYKKNRKMPLYFLTYEDEELFLTDEEEVTKYLNKKGEEFDLFSKSENKKYKLFEIYETKELQKIFKKLEEIDIKLDKIFEKIFVIKDDKGKEERVSIIEIYDKIKEKEKTGFIIQRYKGLGEMNPEQLWETTMNPQTRRLKKITIEDAIKAEEIFTILMGEVVEPRREFIEKYAREVKNLDI
- the folK gene encoding 2-amino-4-hydroxy-6-hydroxymethyldihydropteridine diphosphokinase gives rise to the protein MKKERVYIAIGSNKGEKIKNIISGLKEIEKFLDIKKISFFYRNPPVNAKGGIFLNGAIEVETNISPENLLEKLKNVEKKIGRKFPHQKGDAREIDFDIIFYGKKIIKTKKLIIPHPEFKKREFVLKPLLEINCKLKDPVSNNKLKEIYRKLKKI
- the purB gene encoding adenylosuccinate lyase, with product MIPRYTRKEMADVWSEENKFKKYLEVEIAVLEGWSKIGVIPYDVVEKIKNKAKIDIGRINEIEKITNHDVIAFVEQVSEEIGDEGKYIHLGLTSSDIIDTSFALILREAGNIILDDIKKLLEVLKDKAIQYKNTLMIGRTHGIHAEPITLGFKIGTWYFEFLRNKERIEKAIDEISVGKISGAVGTFSNIELEIEEYVCDKFNLKREKFSTQIISRDRYAYFITILGIIASSCEKVALQIRLLQQTEISEVFEPFGKGQKGSSAMPHKRNPVLCERVCGLARVIKKNVNVALENVSLWHERDISHSSAERIILPESTILLDYILTLLTKIIDGMVVNEENMKKNLNVLNNVYFSQKLLNCLVLKGLSRKEAYEKIQKISFEAINKKLDFCELVKKDDFIKKYIKDDELNKIFDINELLKNIEKIFKYIEK
- the miaA gene encoding tRNA (adenosine(37)-N6)-dimethylallyltransferase MiaA, translated to MKNKIVIIGGPTASGKTEISFKIAQKINGEIISCDSRQFYKEINIGTDKPSELMKKEIPHYFIDFLSLKDEFDVYKYSKQVFKKTEEILSRNKIPLIVGGSGFYIRILLNGMFYIPDELKDKQKEIREKLEKEKTETLYEKLKIIDPEISKKIHPNDRYRIKRALEVYELTGKNMTYWQNQKPEITLKNLGKIYYFILMRDRKIIYERIEKRVEKMFENGWIEEVKKLKEEGFEKYLNLKAPIGYNEIIEFLNGKYNFEELKRLIIKRTKEYARKQIIWFKKEKGIFINFLENEEAIEKIMGIYKND
- a CDS encoding thymidylate synthase, producing MIPVIKIEGNSIAEVWEKSLLELWKNGISIKTEYDRKNDPPSKDCTMIMVINEPFSEPRIHLAFPGGIEDLEKYRQEVVYGIHDAWINPEEKKWTYTYHDRLTNYHIPGKEEKVNQLEYIINKLSETHFSRRAQGITWIPFYDPFTYDPPCLQRIWCRIIEKEGELFLNMNTHWRSRDAYRAAFMNLFGLTELQKYIADEISKKISKNVKVGQYVDISDSYHIYGESFEDFEKRFLTSLKKRDFYNPDHTKSRTLKTNDPVAVAGFEYGKQLIEMEKKTGKLGTLF
- the polX gene encoding DNA polymerase/3'-5' exonuclease PolX is translated as MSKNQEIANIFDKIADALEFKGDDSFRIGAYRKAARILREYPEDVEEVYKKGEIQKIPGIGKGMAEKIEEYLKTGKMKKYEEAVKDIPEELLQLLEIPNLGPKTLNLAYNQLGVKNLQDLEKVIENGQLAKLFGMGEKKVENIKKGIELFKQGRERIPIGIALPIVEDIINELKKYTDNIDPAGSLRRMRETIGDIDILATSKNNIEIIERFVNLPIVKEVIVKGNTKASIIEKSHNLQVDLRVVPNDSFGAALQYFTGSKAHNIKLRGFAKEKGLKISEYGVFKGDEKIAGRTEDEVYKTLGLIWIPPELREDRGEIEAAIERKLPILVEEKDIKGDLHIHSKYSDGVETIEEIAIAAKNLGYEYIGICDHSKTSKIAGGLDEDSLKRRNEEIDKTNEKIKGIRVLKGMEVDILADGSLDYSDKILEELDFVIASIHQGFKKNVTERIKKAIENPFVDIIAHPTGRLLSGREGYEVNIDEIIEYASKFNVALEINCYPDRLDLNDVNILKGKTKNLFFSLGTDAHNTGMLKYMKFGIGMARRGWLTKREILNTYKWENMPLRRRKR
- a CDS encoding SagB/ThcOx family dehydrogenase produces the protein MEKIKLPSPDFEGKISVEESLKSRRSVRSYKDTPLSLKELSQILWATDGKTADWGGRTAPSAGATYPLEIYVVVGNVEGLSPGLYHYEIDSHSLTLVKEGDLRTELSRAALNQTSIKLAPITIVISGIFERTTNRYGKRGERYVYMEVGHCGQNIHLQAESLGLGTVMIGAFEDEKVKKVLGIKEDVFYLCPVGKK